The stretch of DNA CCGTGACGTCGCCGGACGAGGTGGCCGCGCTGCGGGCGCTCGCCGCGGAGCAGAAGCTGGACGGGGCCGTGGCGGACTACGTGGTGCGGCTGGCGCAGGCCACGCGCGAGCATGGCGACATCGAGCGCGGCGCGTCCACGCGCGCGGTGCTGGCGCTGGGGGCCGCGGCGAGGACGCAGGCGTTGTGGGAGGCGCGCGACTTCGTGACGCCGGGCGACGTGCGCGCGGTGATGGTGTCCTGCTGGGCGCACCGCGTGCTCCTGCGCAGCGCGGTGCAGGGCGTGGCGGCGCGCGACGAGGCGGCGCACCTCTTGGAGGAGCTCTCCCGGAAGGTCCCGGCGCCCCGGTGACGCGCCGCCTGAAGCAGCGCTGGGCGCGGCTGCGCGCCTGGCTCCGGCCGCCGCGCTCCCTGAAGGTGACGCGCGTGGGCCGCACGTACCTGGTGGTGACGTTCGGCGTGGGCCTGGGCGCGCTCAACACCGGCAACAACCTGTTGTACCTGCTGCTGGGCATGCTGCTGAGCATGGTGGTCGTCTCCGGCGTGCTGTCCGAGCGCTGCCTGCGCGACCTGACCGTGCGCCGGGTGGGCACCGACGCGGCCTTCGCCGGGGAGCCCTTCGCGTTCCGCTGGGCGGTGTCGCGCAAGCGGGGCCACGCGTTCGCCCTCACCCTGTCGGAGGCGGACACGCCCCTGTCGGGCGAGGGCGGCGTGGGCTACCTGAGGGCCGGCGCCGAGCACGTCGTCCGCGCCAACCTCACGGCGCCGCGGCGCGGCCCCGTGGCGCTGACGGGCGTGCGCGTCACCACGACCTGGCCGCTGGGGCTGTTCGCCAAGACGCGCGTGCTGGCGCTGCCCGGGAGCCTGCTCGTCTACCCCCGGCGCGGCTACGCGTGCAGGGATCCGGGCGAGGCGGTGCGCGGACCGGTGGGCGACGCGGGCAATCCGCGCCGCAACGACGGCACGGGCGACGTGACGGGCCTGCGGGAGCTGGCCGAGGGCGAGGACGCCCGCCGCGTGCATTGGCTCAAGAGCGCCTCGCTGGGCAAGCTGCTGCGCGTGGAGCGCGAGCGCGAGGAGCGCCGCACCTGGGTGCTGTCGGTGGAGCCCGGCCTGGAGGGCGCGCCCCTGGAGCACCGCATCGAGGAGGTGGCGGCGCTGGCGCACCGGCTCCTCGAGGAGGGCCACGACGTGGGCCTGGACACGGGGGCGCGCACGCTCCGGCCGGCGAGCGGCGCCGCGCAGGAGCGCCACATCCTGCGCGCGCTGGCCTGGCTGGGCTTCGAGGACCCGCGGGGCGACGAGGAGGCCGCATGAGGCCGGGCACGCGGTTGCGACTGGTGCTCAGGGACCTGGCCTCCGGGTGCGCGTTCGCGTCCATGGCCGTGTCCGGGCAGCTGCCGGTGTGGACGCTGGCCCTGTACGGCGTGGCGCTGCTGTGCGCCCTGGCGGGCCGGCGGCTGTTCGCGAAGCGGGCGCGGGTCACCGCGCTCCTGCTGCTGGGCGTGGCCGTCGTGCTGGGGCTCAACGTCCTCAACGGCGCGCTCAACATCGTCGTGGCCGCCTGCGCCTTCGCCGGACTCATCTCCGGCCATCGCCTGCTGTCCGCGCCGGACGCGGCCACGGACGGGCAGGTCCACCTGTCCGGCCTGTTGATGGTGGCCGGCGGCGCGGCGCTGTCCGGCGAAATCATCTACGGCCTGTTCCTGGTCGCCTTCGGCGTGCTGGCCAGCATGGCCCTGGCGCTGGGCGTGGTGGAGGCGGCCGTCCCGGAGGGCGAGCCGGTGCCGGTGCGTTCGGTGATGCCGCCGCTGGCCACGGGCGTGGGCTTCGCGGTGGCCGGCGCGGTGGCCTTCTTCATCCTCTTCCCGCGCCTCAACTGGAACATGACGGGGCCGCGCGCCTCGCCGGGCTTCGGGGAGCCCACCACCGGCTTCTCCAACACGGTGCGGCTGGGCGGCGCGGGCACCATCAAGGGCAACCCGCGCGTCGTGCTGCGCGCCACGCTCAACCCGGACCCCGGCGTGGAGGCGCTCAACGCGTACTGGATTGGCCGCACCTACGACGTCTTCGACGGCCAGGAGTGGACGACGGCCGGCGGCGTGCGTCACGCGCGCGAGGCCATGCTGACGCTGCGCCCCGGCGGCGACAGCCTCGTCCACCAGCGCATGGAGCTGCTGCCCGCCTACGGGGGGCGCACCCTCATCGCCCTGGAGACTCCGTCGCGGCTGGGCAACGCGTTCCTCAACAGCACCACCGGCAGCCGGCGCACGTTCCTCCAGGAGCTGTCCGGCGGCGAGGTGCGCGTCCTCGAGGCGGGGCTGGGCTATTCGTACGAGGCCTACAGCCTGCCGCCCGAGAAGGGCAGCGGCGACAGCTTCCGCGGCCTGCCGCCCATCGAGCAGGACGCGCTGCTGACGCTGCCGGAGACGGTGGACCCGCGCGTCGCCCAGACGGCCGCGCGCGTGCTCAACGGAGAGCGGGAGCCGTTGGCGGCGGCCCAGAAGCTGGCGCAGTGGCTGCAACGCGAATACGCGTACACGCTGGAGTTGAGCGGGGACGTGGAGGATCCGCTCGCCGACTTCCTCTTCACCCGCAAGGCGGGCCACTGCGAGCACTTCGCCACCGCGCTGACGCTCATGCTGCGCACCC from Myxococcus stipitatus encodes:
- a CDS encoding DUF58 domain-containing protein, producing the protein MTRRLKQRWARLRAWLRPPRSLKVTRVGRTYLVVTFGVGLGALNTGNNLLYLLLGMLLSMVVVSGVLSERCLRDLTVRRVGTDAAFAGEPFAFRWAVSRKRGHAFALTLSEADTPLSGEGGVGYLRAGAEHVVRANLTAPRRGPVALTGVRVTTTWPLGLFAKTRVLALPGSLLVYPRRGYACRDPGEAVRGPVGDAGNPRRNDGTGDVTGLRELAEGEDARRVHWLKSASLGKLLRVEREREERRTWVLSVEPGLEGAPLEHRIEEVAALAHRLLEEGHDVGLDTGARTLRPASGAAQERHILRALAWLGFEDPRGDEEAA
- a CDS encoding transglutaminase TgpA family protein; this translates as MRPGTRLRLVLRDLASGCAFASMAVSGQLPVWTLALYGVALLCALAGRRLFAKRARVTALLLLGVAVVLGLNVLNGALNIVVAACAFAGLISGHRLLSAPDAATDGQVHLSGLLMVAGGAALSGEIIYGLFLVAFGVLASMALALGVVEAAVPEGEPVPVRSVMPPLATGVGFAVAGAVAFFILFPRLNWNMTGPRASPGFGEPTTGFSNTVRLGGAGTIKGNPRVVLRATLNPDPGVEALNAYWIGRTYDVFDGQEWTTAGGVRHAREAMLTLRPGGDSLVHQRMELLPAYGGRTLIALETPSRLGNAFLNSTTGSRRTFLQELSGGEVRVLEAGLGYSYEAYSLPPEKGSGDSFRGLPPIEQDALLTLPETVDPRVAQTAARVLNGEREPLAAAQKLAQWLQREYAYTLELSGDVEDPLADFLFTRKAGHCEHFATALTLMLRTQGIRARLATGFFGGERINDGYILRAGDAHAWTHVLVPGRGFVTVDATPPAHRPSQGSRFLERLLALYEAVESRWRNSVVDYSFRDQLDVARAFMRPTREPESPTARGRLPPPRAWGVALVAGMGVYLVWRALERLSRRARPLEATRFLDAVEAQLAAARVPRRDGEALEELHARLAREGHRLSPVIAPVTQRYLEARFGGRPLRSGEAERLLRTLKHALEEARAPSAPRARAS